The Vigna unguiculata cultivar IT97K-499-35 chromosome 1, ASM411807v1, whole genome shotgun sequence nucleotide sequence GTGTCATCATTAGCAATAACTGGGGTTGCTGTAGTTACAGGAGCCATACACAACAGATCATGATCATAAAACAAGTCATCATTAGCATTGGAATGCAAACCTGTGGATGGAAATATAAAGCCTCATGAACTCCAGCATTTCTGGATCATCAAACCCTAACATATGAGCATAGTTTGCACCATAATCCAAAGAATCATCCAATGGTATGATTTTTCCATCCTTGTATTTCCTTTAAAATAACAAGTTAATTCAAACATCAGATGCCAGTATGAATCTGTCAATTTTGATCAAGTCATCGcacaaaatatatgatattatgaTATCTCTGATTGttcttttgtgtgtgtgtgtgtataataTAATACACATCCTATAGAATATCAAATGTGTAATTTTGATTAGGATGGATATGCTTTACATACCGTCGATAAATATAAGCAGCAATGGCTGGCAAACGTGCAATTAAATTCAAGGTGTCCTCATAAGTTGGTTCCCAATACCTAAATCCAAGCAGTAAAACAGCTAGAGTAACATATAATGTTGGAAATAAAACAAACACCATTTAGAATTTTACCTTGCCTTAGCTATCCCACTCTCGTAAGCTTTCTGAAATTCACTCTGCACCTGAAAAATGTAATGAATTGATTGTGAATCAATTGTTTCTATTTACAAGAAAACGTAAAGAGAAACAATTATCATAGAAAAGAGGTTAGGAgcttcttaaacttatgtgacAGTAGTAGGTGGAAAATCCTCTGATCTGTCCAGCTTAGCAATGAACAGATAGAGCCCTCACTGTGACTAAAGAGGAATGACCTGAGAAAAACCCATAATGACCCCAGATACATTTAATCTGGATTGATGAAACAAGGTATTGATTGTctgattattaatattttattgaatgtaGATATAGACTCTGACATGTTAAAGGAGGCAGACCATTTTCAAAGAAAGGAATATGGGTTCCATTCAACTTAGGTGTAAATTACTTCCAGAGTAGGATAAATGGATAAGAATTTAGTGTCATAGTATCCAGGTACAACATGGAATTTGCCTTCCACCTATAGTTATTTCATGTCTTAAATCTCAAATCTTGAGATACCTCAAGAGTATCCTCCGTCCATCTTCCAAAGCCTGGCTGCTTCTTGATTCAGATTTCCCACCATCCAGAAATCCTTCTCACTAAGTGTAGGCATCATTCCGACACATTGATACAGTGCTGTTACTGCTTTATTATAGCGGTTTAGATATTAAGTTCAATGTAAATAGATCCCCAAGCATCATGCCCCTTATTGACAAGGatattataaactaatttcatcttccttttcattttgagaaGAGTCTAAATCTAGATGGATATTgagaacatttttaaattaaaatcctTTCAAAGATTGCTATCTGATTGATGGAAAAAGTTTTTGGTGTTACTCTTCAAATGTGTTTggtatattaaataataatctcCAAAAAGGAAATAGCTTTATACACAGTTTTGGAGCTTAtgataagtttattttttagttaacttTTGTTTTCCCATTGTATTCTACAACAGCCTTGACAAGGCTGTTGTTGGGAGGGTTGGAGATGGTGATATGAGGGTCAACAACAAGAGAAACAAAGGAGCTCCAAGGGGTCATGATTTCATTATATTCCAAAGGCATATACCACAACCCAATATTTTATGATACTCACCAATTACTTCATCTTTTGCAAAACAAACAACACCTAGCATAAGTAATACTCAAGATTATATCGTCTTAGATGAGGTCTTAGAAAGTGAATTTATTTCTaactcaatcttataaaattgaCTCACAAGTCAAGATTTGCACTCACATACTAAAATTTAGTCATATCTCTCTAGTCGATGAGAGATCTCCAACACTCCCCCTCATGCTAATGAATGAACATCTCAAACGTGAAACTAGATATTCGTAGGTGGTATGATAGTGACCTAATAAAGGGTGACACAACTATAACAAACCTTATTAGGAtaagctctgataccatcttaTAAAGCGAATTTAGATCCAATTTAACCCTACAAAATTGGTCTGAAAAAAGAGatttgcactcacttatatactataatttggtCATATCTCTAGTCAGTATGGAATCTCCAACAAGAGGGATAAGAACAAAAGAAGCAAGCAACCACATATGGTTCATTGAAGATTATAGCAGCTCAAATTGAACCTTGTATAAGCACATGTTAGACATGTTAATCATGAATTTCCAGTCAAATATAGCTCACAGTTATCAAATGATTTCCCTCCCATTTTCAGCTTTTTATGAGAAAAACTGTGATCCATTGTCGTCCAAATgaaacttttaacaaaattcTTTGCTCAGTCTTGATATTATTAAAGTATTAGCAAAATAGTCAGATTGATTAACCAATTGAATTATAGAAGAAAAGTTACAGCTAAAAAGAACAGagagaaaacataaattaaaaagatcATGAAGGAATCTTTTGCTTGACCTGAAGTGCCATGACACCAGTTGTGAATTGAGTCATTGGATGAGCAGAAACAGGTAATGCATCAATAGCCTTATAAGCATAATCTgcaataaaaactaataataagtcCAAGAATGAACACAGACTCAAGTACAGCAGAAACAAGCCAgcaaattttatgttaaaaatttctAGACACACCTTGAGTGACATTTGAACAAGAGCAAAAGCAAAGGGTGAATGTTCACAACCCAGACAAAATACAACAAAGCTTGTCCGTATATTTTAAGCAACAAGCAGTTACAGATGTACAATTCGTAAAAAGAGAACCAAACATACAAAAGAAAGACAATTAAGATGCAAGCCATAAGGTTCCTTTGCAGCCACGGTTCTAAACAACACACAAGCTACCAAGAGAGAATTTAAgttataatcatatatataatccTGAACATATTATCATGCACTATTAATGTTGTGTCAATTCACTTAATTGAGACAGACCATTATACCGCAATGATGAATAACACGTAGCTTCAAGGTAATTATAACCAAGTTATGACAGCAAAAGAAACTGAACCTGGGATAGTTGCACGACTTCGCAATTCCTGGGATAATGAGTCAACTTGTTCTTTGTTTGGTATCTGTGACAAAGTGCATGAGTCAAAGATTATACAACATAATCTTAACTGAGAGCAGATATAAAAACACCTTGGTACAAGGATTGTAATACATTATGTCACAAATAAGCAAAGTTCAAAATAattacttcaattttattttccaaaactatTGCATACCTTTCCTGTCAATAGAAGCCACAGTACAGCCTCGGGCAAAGGCTCCCCACCAGGAAAAGCACCTGGAAGCTTTTTCTGGCATTCAGGAATGGACATTCCCCTAAAGCGAATTCCCTGTAAGATATAACAGGCTGCTCTCAGAGAACCCTTTGGTAAACAGTaaacattaacaaaaaaatgcTACAATAAAGATTTTACAGATTGATCAAATTAGTCCTAAGCAAGACCTAATCACTTTAATAATTCACAAATATCTGAAGTGTGAAGACTGAGTTAATTTAGATATTTACCTCATCTGGGTCAACAGCTGACCCAAGCCATACTAAAGCTGTCATTCCTCTCATTCCACCAAGCACCTTTCAATTGTGACAAAAGGGTGCtcaaaaaataagttaatcaCAAGCTTATTGACAGGAGAAAGGATGACTTCCAATGCCACTAGTaactttaaaaagataatataattacCATATCAACAGTGATCTTTCCCAACTCAACACTTCCATGATCTTTCTTTAGCTTCTTAACCCGTTCCTGCAACCAGGTTTGTACGTATAGATTAAAACATAAGGTAGAGAGGTATAACATTCTTTTACAAGAATTAACTAGTGTTTTTGCATGTTACAAGCTAACATAAAGAAACAATGAAACGAAGGAAACATAgcttatgaaatcaataataacTTGAATTATAAAACAGGTAAGGCATTAGCCAAGAATCTCAGACTTGTAATAGCACATGCACGGCACAAATCACTGCAACTATATTGTGCATTGAAAGTTGAgcacaacaaaaatttaattcacaTTATCCCTCACCCACCAATATACTAACCAAAAATACAACATAGACACGACAAAACTATCAAACACTTCAATGAGATGCAGACACGATAAACCCCAAGAAATATGTATTACACATCCAACCTAAAACAATACAAACATGACAAAACTATCACACACTTCAAGGCAGACCCGAAAATTATCAATAAACCCTGAAAAATATGGATTACACATTAATGCATCCAATATAAAATAGCGTCACCAGGGAAGCTTAAAATCGAAAACAAACCTGATACTCCGGAACGAGTTCTTTCAACTCAGAATAAAGATCCTGCAATAACCCacataaaagaaaagtaaaacttAGTTCAAAATTTATAGCCAACTTCATTTTCTATAATAAACAACAATTGGTCTCAGGTATCCTTCCTCCCAAAGTCCAAAGAGAAACTATACTAGAATACCCAATTCCAAACTTCACCACAATAACAGTATTAGCAACACCCTCCTCAGATAAAACATAGCATCTAACACTGTTCAGGGTAAACTTTTCACCAAGCACCAACGACACAGTGATAAGgatagagaaagaaagaaaatacagTGTTACTGGAGCTGGGAGTTTGGAGCCATCTAACTGAATTCGCGAGATTAGATTGCTGACCCTGTCATTCCATTGCAAAAGTAAAAATCAGCAAGTCacataaacaataatcaaaCACAAACAATGCTGAAAGCAAAATAGTTAGTTACTGTTTTCCTCAGTTACCACGCGAGAGCGAAGCCGAGAAAGTGCAGATACGCTTCTGAAGAACGCCATTTGCACTAGCGCAACAATAACCTGTACCAGCTCTTCAGTGTCAGGAACGCATGAATTAAGCACTAAAAATCTTTCACAAAAAATCGGAAGAAGAAAAAGCTAAGAGGTGAGGGATCGTGAATCGGAACAAATGGCGACGTTGAATgatgaaagaaaaaggaaatgcaACCAAACTAGTTAGGGTTTGAATCGGAAGAAGAGCGTACCGGTAAATGGTCAAAGAGAAAGGGACGAAAGATCGCGGATCCAGAAAATTTGCGCACAGAATTGGTCTTTATAAAGACATTTATGCAATGAAGCGTGGCTtcttaatgtaatataaaatggTGCTGCGTGAAAATTGGTATTCAGGCtcttctaattattttggtaTTAGTCAATGACGGTCATGACgtcatattaaaattaaaagccACCTGAAATAACATTAAGTTTTCGAGTAGAAAAAaagattcaaataaaattagtcagatttttttataatgattattttttaataaaattaacagaTATTTCATTGtattaatatgatttaaaagtaaaaattaattaaactgaAGGGGTTCTGTTTTGAGTTGTGGTTTtctatttcaaatatttttgttctcaaatttttattgaattataacTTGATTCAGTCTAGAATCCAACATATGATCttaatcataataattttgTGTCTGATTTATAATTGACTGAATTAAATGTAAATTATAGTTgagaaaaagtatgaaaatgCCACGTCAATCAAATATAGCGTACACTAATAGTACCTTCGATCTTATGTTAAAACGTGTGTAAGGTAATTATCGTATAATTAAACATACATACAGATTTATTTGGATgagatttgaaaaatatatatataaattaacttttttggaaattaaaattagtttatatataaattaaaaataaaaattttaaaaaactaatataaaaggTTTTACAAATTCTCTTACCTTATCACACGTATCAAGTGTGAATGAAATCGTTTACTGAAAAAACTAAGCATCACGACAACttattgatttatatttatttcaaaactaataattaattaaatgtttgataaaagttaaaaacactATTTCGTTTATTTTGACAGATAATATTCACCAGTTTCTTGTTGTTTAGTTTCTCTACTTCTTAACTAATACTGTATACTGTTTCAACTatgtttaacataaaaaaaaaatattaaaaaaaaaactttagatTTGTATAGTAAGTTGAAAGGTTATATTTAAGACTACATAAATCATTTTTagaactcaattttttttctaatctaatGATTTCGATTTTATTCTTATGCTCGAGTTTGTACTTTATTACTGAAATACTTTcgaatatttttagtttctgcAACTATTATTACCTATTTTaacaactttatttatttaatattataaagtatccaaatttatttatatttcttgagTTAGAGTTAGGCGAGTTTTATTTGCTTACCTAGTAGatgaagtaataaaaattactcaataaatacatataatttagttttggaAACTTCATGTTTCAATTTATAGTTAATATacttaaattaaactttcttaatttattaggcacttagttttaaaaaaatattaactaatcaagataaaaaagaaacaattataCATTCAAAAGtactaattatttaagtttatatttaattatttatagcattgaaataatattcttttgacatattttgaaaaaagttgtcaaaaaaaTGTGGCTGCTGCGTTTTTTAGTTCTTACTTAGACCTAAATTTTCCTTGAAAGTTCCATAAAGATGGCAAGTGATATAAGAAGGTTAGTTAGGCCACACAAAACTGGACGACAAAGGTTTTGTTTTGACCTGTCTAAAATGGTTGGCTACTCACACAAACCACACGTGccttcaaattaataaaaatataataatgcaAACTTTTTCTATGTCTTTTTGCCTTTATTTTATCTCTTCCCAGCTCGGTCTATCTACTTGTTATCTAATCTTTTAAATGTATGACGTATGtcaatttattctttaataaaataaaaatttaatttagtttttaaatggataaaaacttaaataactTCTTAATATTATACCTTAATGtcgaaataataattaatgtactGTAAAAttgactcttaaaattttattctaataaaaaaaattaaaaatgtaataataggacgtatgattttttattcatttagaactaaaataaatcatttttccttttaaaaactaaataggtttttaatattataaattaatatttaattttctataaaagtaaattggtaatgacaaaaaatagtctcataaaacttaataataaaacataatacgtcaattttaaaatttgataaaataagtGTTAGTTGATATTTGTTTCGTGtatcaacattttaaaattatgtacataaaattttgatttaataaatatttatttatattttgtttatattgttagattgactttttaattaattataaattaaatttatagttCTTTTCTATAAA carries:
- the LOC114192780 gene encoding citrate synthase, mitochondrial; this translates as MAFFRSVSALSRLRSRVGQQSNLANSVRWLQTPSSSNTDLYSELKELVPEYQERVKKLKKDHGSVELGKITVDMVLGGMRGMTALVWLGSAVDPDEGIRFRGMSIPECQKKLPGAFPGGEPLPEAVLWLLLTGKIPNKEQVDSLSQELRSRATIPDYAYKAIDALPVSAHPMTQFTTGVMALQVQSEFQKAYESGIAKARYWEPTYEDTLNLIARLPAIAAYIYRRKYKDGKIIPLDDSLDYGANYAHMLGFDDPEMLEFMRLYISIHSDHEGGNVSSHTAHLVASPLSDPYLAFAAALNGLAGPLHGLANQEVLRWIRSIVAEFGTPNISTEQLADYINKTLSKGQVVPGYGHGVLRQTDPRYTCQREFALKHLPNDPLFQLVSKIKEVVPPILTKLGKVKNPWPNVDAHSGVLLNYYGLTEENYYTVLFGVSRSFGVGPQLIWDRALGMPLERPKSVTLEKLEQLCAKSS